The window TCAGCATCCACGTCAGGCCGCGCGATCTGGTAGGCTTCCAGCGCCTCGATCAGCGCCGCCGGATCGTCCGTGCGCACCACGCCGCTGAAAACCCGGTCCTCCAGCGCCGGGTCCAGCACCAGGTGATGCGCAAGATGACGGTTGAGCCGGGCGACGACATCGCCGAGCGGCGCGTTGTCGAAGCTGATGCGCCCGTCCATCCAGCTGCGTGTTTCGGATGCCTGCCCCTCGATCAGTTGCACGTCCTCGCCACGGATCGACAGCACCATTCCCGGCTCCAGCGTCCAGCTGTGTTCCCGCTGCCCGAGCGCATCCACCTTCACGCGCCCCTCGACAAGGCCGACATCAAGGCCATCCCCGCGCAGGTCCACGTCGAACTCGGTGCCAAGCGCGGTCACCCGGTACCCGCCCGAAGTCACCGTGAAGGGATGCTCCGCATCCTTGGCCACCCGAAAATACGCCTGCCCTTGCGTCAGCTCCAGCGTGCGGCCGGCAGTTCCGGGCAGGACACGCACCTTCGAGGCGGCATCGAGCGTGACTTCGCTCCCGTCCTCGAGTGTGAAGGCCCGCGGAGCCTCGCCCCGGCTCGTCGCAAGAATACGCGCCTCGGGTGCGCCTGCGCTGCCGCCGATGCCCCCCTGGTAAGCAAGAAACGTCAGCGTGCCGATTCCCAGCACGGCCGCCAGCAAGGAGGCGAGAACCAGCCGGCGCGCGCCCCGTTCCGGCGGCGCCTGAGGCTCTTCGCCATAGGTCCGAGCCGCTTCGATCCAGTCCGCAGCTTCGTCCTCGCCATCGTCCTGCCCTTCCCCACGCGCCGGAGCAGCCAGAGCCTCCGCAACGAGAAGCCGGGCCTCCTCGGACAGCGCCGCTTCGTCCGCCAACTGCGCGGCACGCTCAACCCGGTCCCAGGCCATGCGGTGCGCGGAAACAGCCGCGTACCACGCCTCGAACGCCGCGCGTTCGGACGGCTCCACGTGGTCGCTGGAGAGGCGCGTATACCAGGAGGCGGCTGCGTCGTTAACGCACGTACCTGTCATGGGGAATTACTCTCCCACGCAGGCGCTGAGGTGGCGAATAGCCTTCATGATATGCTTTTCAACTGCGCTGACCGAAATACCGAAGTGCGATGCGATGGCCGCATAACTCATTTCTTCGAAGCGGTGAAGGACGAAGACCTGCCGTGTCCGATCCGGCAGATCGCGCAGCGAGACCATCACCTTGGCGAGCCGCTGCTTGCCTTCGAGCACGCGCGCAGGCGAGATTTCCTCGACCGGATGGTGGTAATCCTCAAGCGAGATATGCGCCTCGCGCTGGCGAACCGCTTCACGCCGCCAACGGTCGGTCAGCACTGAGCGCGCCACCTGAAACGCATAGCTTTCCAGCGATTCGATGCGGTTGTCGCCACGCCGCTGGTGCAGGCGCAGGGCGACCTCCTGAGCCATGTCCTCAGCCTCCTGAAGACCGACGCGCCGCGCGAGAAAATCGCGCACGGCACCCACGACTGTATCCCTGTGTTCCGCCTCACGAGGGCGAATGACACTCAAACGAAGCCCCATGTCCACCCCCTGTCCGGCAGACATCTTCCCCCAATGAATACTCTTCTCGCATTGAAGAACAACATATTGAAATTGGTGGGTCAAGCAGAGAAGATAGTATTCACGACCAGGGGGGAATCGGGCTCTCTCGCGACAGGGCACGCAGCACATGAGGGACAGGACCAGGACCGGTTTCGCTGACCGGACACGCGCGCGCCGCGTGCTGCTGCGCTGTGCCCTGGCGCTGCAGATCGGCCTGCTCTTTGCGCTGCCGCAGACCCTCGCAGCGCGCACTCCGGCCGCGGCCTACACGATCGCAGCCGGCCCCTTGCGGCTGGCCCTCGTCCTCTTTGCCCGGCAGAGCGGCGTACAGATCCTTTTTGCCCCCGAGCTGGTTGCCGGCAAGCAGGCCCCGCCCCTGACGGGCCGCCACACCATCGACGAGGCCCTGACCCGGCTTCTTGCCGGAAGCGGCCTCTCCGCCCGCAAGCTGGACTCCGGCGCCATCCTCATCGTTCCTGCCTCGCCCGCCGCGCCCCCGCTGGTGTCCTCCCACGACCGGGGGCCGGAAGGCGCGCCTCCGCAAGGCCTTGAAAGCCCGCGCCCGGACATCCTCGTCACCGCCTTCAAGTACCCGACCCTGCTGGCCCAGAGCGCCGCCGATCTCACAGTGATCGGCGCCCAACTCCAGCGCCAGCGCGGCATCGACGGTCTTGCCACGCTCGCGCAGGCCACGCCCTCGCTCAACATCGCGCAGAACAACAGCGCGGCCAGCCGCCTCACCCTGCGCGGGGTCTACGGGCGCGGCGAGCCAACCGTCGGCGTCTACTACGGCGATTCTCCCGTCAGCGGCCCCTCGGGCACGACTTTCGATCCGGGCGGTATCGCGCTTGACCTCGAACTGGTCGATCTTGCCCGCATAGAGGTCCTGCGCGGCCCGCAAGGCACGCTGTACGGGGCCAGCTCGATGGGGGGCACCCTGCGCTTCCTTTTCAACACGCCCGACGCGACGGAAGCTTCCGGCGAGATTCGCGGCGGGGCCTCGATTACCCGGCATGGGAGCCCCGGCCATCACGTCTCGGCCATGATCAACCTTCCGCTTGCCTCCGACACGCTTGCGCTGCGCGCGGTGGCCTATGACCGCACGACGGGTGGCTATATCGACCACCCGCGCTTCGCCCTCGCCGACCAGGGCGGGGCCGAGCGCCAGGGCGGCCGCATCGCTCTCGCCTGGACACCCGGGCCCGATCTCGACCTCAAGGTCTCGTTCTTCCACCAGGAGACGCGCAGCGATGGTGCGCAGTTCTTTGATGACCGTGGCGGCGCGCGAACCAATGACCTTGCCGTTCGCACCCCCAATGCAAACACGCTCAACCTCGCCAACGCCGCTCTCGACTGGCGCAGCGACTGGGGGACGCTGACCGCACTTGCGACCTTCTACCGCTGGAAGGTCCTACGCCAGAGCGACTTCAGCGACGTCATAGCAGGGCTTGTCGACAACCCGGCCAGCTGCCTGCGCCATGCCGGGCTTGGCCAGGGCGCCAGCTGCACGCAGACGCAATGGGAGGCCTATCGCGCCTTCGTGGCCACGCGCCTTCCCGCAATCCTCTATCAGCCGATGTGGGTTACCAGTGCGAACGGAGAAGTCCGTTTCCACACCGAGGCCCTTGCGCGCACGTCCCTGACCCTGGGACTTTTTGCCGAGACCCGGCGCGACCGTGTCGACAGCATCACCGCACGCGCCGATGCGGCCTCGGGCCTGCTGGTACGCCCGCTCGACGTGACCGGGGCACGGGCCATCTGGACCGCCCTCAACCAGACCGCGCTGTTTGGTGAAGCCTCCTACGACCTTTCCCCGCGCGTTCGCCTGACCGCGGGTCTGCGCCTGTTCCACTATGGCAAGACCGCAAGGGGCGACATCTTCACGCCCAACCTCATCACCGGCACCGCGGACATTGCCCCGGGCCGCTTCAGCACGCGTGAGAGCGGCTCGAACCTCAAGCTTCAGGCGACCTGGCGCCCCTCCCCCGATCTCGTTGCCTACCTGCAGATGGCCGATGGCTTCCGCCCGGGCGGGGTCAATATCACCCCGTCGCTGAGCGAGGAGAACCGCAGCTACGCCGCCGATGCGCTGCGCAGCTACGAAGTGGGTCTGCGCCTTGGCCTCCCCCGCGCCGGGATCGAGCTGCAAGGCGCGCTCTACCACATCGGCTGGTCGGACATGATCTACAACGCCTCGAGCCCCAACAGCGCCTTTGTCTACAACACCAACATCGGCTCAATCGCGATCGACGGCGCGGAAGTGAACGCGCACTGGCAGGCCAGCGACGAACTCGCGCTCGCGCTTTCCGCCAGCTGGACCGACGCCCGTGTCGCCCGCGACCAGGAACGGGCCGGCACGCTGGGCCAGCTTTTCGCAGGCGACCGGGTGCCGATGATACCGCGCCTCGCCGCCTCGCTCGGCCTTGCCTACGAGCGCCGCCTTGCCTCGGGCACGACGCTGTGGGGACGCCTCGACGCCGTGGCCTCGAGCGGCTTTGCCTCGCAGTTCAATACCCTGCAATCGAGCTATGCCCGAACCCTTGCGCGGGCGAGCCTCGATCTGGCGGCGGGTGTGGAACGGGGCGGCTGGGACCTGTCGCTCAGCCTGCGCAACGCGCTCGACACGCACCGTCCCGAGCAGGTGCTCGCCACCTCGCTGGGCGCGCGTCAGGTCTTCGCCCCGCGCCCGCGCACTCTTGCCCTGGAACTGGGTGTGACATTCTGAGGGCCTTTCTTGCCGGTAGGCAGGCCGGGGCCTCGCTGGTAGCCTTGCCCCCAACGACAAGAACCGAAATGGAAGAGGAAAGAGGATGCTGAAAGCGAACCGTGAATACGGCGGGGGATGCCTGTGCGGTGCGATCCGGTACCGCGTGACGGGCCCCAGCCTGTTCGAGACGCAGTGCTGTTGCCGGGACTGCCAGAAGGCGACCGGAACCGGGCACACGACCATCGTCGGGATCGCGCGCGACCAGCTTCACATCGACGGTGAGCCGTCGATATACACCAGCGCCGGAGAGAGCGGCGGCGCGGTTTCCCGCCACTTTTGCGGCACCTGCGGTGGGCGTATCTTCACCTCGGGCGCGCTACCCGGTGAGAACGTGATGGTCCAGGCCGGATCGCTCGACGAGCCCGGCGAAGTGACCCCCGAGAACGTGATCTGCGGCAAGGACGCCCTGCCCTGGGACCATTTCGATCCGGCCCTCGAAATCTATGAACTCTATCCCCCGTTCGACCCGGTCACCCGCGAGCCCACCTGAGCGTCACCCGGAACTCTGCGGACTACCCTGCTTGCAGCTTTGCAATCTTTTTGCGGTGCCATCATGCGAACGACGGGAAACGCGAGGTGAGGGACATGAGCATCAGTGCTGTCGTATCCGGGGCCGAAGTGACCAACCTGCTGCGTGGAAGCGGACTTGCCGCGCAAAGGGTAGCTTATGTCGAAAGCGAGATACGCGACCTCACCCAGGAAGCGGCCGCCATCGCCACGCGCACGCTCGATGCCGACGCCTTCCGCACCGCGCTCGCACGGCGCATCGACAGCGACGTGGCGACCGGAAAGCTGAGCGCCGAGGACGCCCGCGCGATCCGGCAGGCTCTTGTGCGCACCTTCACGCCATCACAGGCCCCGCCGGAGGACACGCCCGACGACATCGGCAGCGCGCGCGCCATTCCCCTGGTGGCCAGCGCCTATGGGCAGGAGGACGCGGACAGCTACCTCCACACCATCGCGCACGGGACCTTCATCGACATGCCGGTCTGACCCGCGGGCCGGACACACGGGTACCACCGAATGCACGAAGGCCCGGCTCCCGCGATCTGCGGGAGCCGGGCCTTCGTTCTATCCGGCCGGTCGGTCGGACCTTTAGACGAGCGCGCCGTGGCAGTGCTTGTACTTGTTGCCCGAACCGCACGGACACAGCGCGTTACGGCTGAGCTCCATGTGCGCGTAAGGGTTCTCGGCCGTGCCGCCCGGGCTTGCGGTCGCCTGCGGGCTGCCCGCAAGCGAGCCAAACAGCGCCGGATTGAGCGCCGAACCGTCGCCGTCGTTCGAATTGTCGAGGCCCGTCAGCGGATCGATATGCCCGGTCAGGAAGTCGGGCAGTTCAGGGAGGCTCGGCTCCTGGATCGGTTCGGGCATGCGCAGTTCGCTGATCGCCAGGATGCGGGTCACATCCTCGCGGATCGCCGAGAGCATCGAGTCGAACAGGCCAAAGGCTTCCTGCTTGTACTCGTTGATCGGGGTCTTCTGCGCGTAGGCACGCAGGAACACGACCTGGCGCAGCGCGTCGAGCGTGGCGAGGTGGTCCTTCCAGTGGTGGTCCAGACGATCGAGCAGGATCGACTTTTCGACCTGGCGCCAGATCGCCGGATCGTCCTTCTCCATCTTGGCGGTCATGTGCGCGTCGGCGAGTTCGGCAAGGCGCTCCTCGATGCCTTCAGGATCGATGCCATCTTCCTCGACCCACGCATCGATGGGGGCTTCGACGCCCAGGATTTCCTTCGCGCGTTCCTTGAGCCCCTCGATGTTCCAGTGCTCGGGGTAGGAGCCTTGCGGGCAGGCCTCGGCCACCAGCGTGTTGACCGTGTCGTGGCGCATGTCGAGCACGACGTCGTCGAGCGCCTCGGCGTCCATGATGTCCGAGCGCTGCTCGTAGATGACCTTGCGCTGGTCGTTCATCACGTCGTCGTATTCGACGACCTGCTTGCGCACTTCGTAGTTGCGCGCCTCGACCTTCTTCTGCGCCGTCTCGATGGCCTTGGAAAGCCACTTGGAACCGATCGCCTCGCCATCGGCAAGGTTGCTGTTCATCATCTTGGAGAACAGCGTGTCAGGGCCGAAGATGCGCAGGAGATCGTCTTCAAGGCACAGGTAGAACTTGGAAAGGCCGGGGTCGCCCTGACGGCCCGAACGGCCGCGCAGCTGGTTGTCGATACGGCGGCTTTCGTGGCGCTCGGTGCCGATCACGCACAGGCCGCCGGCTTCCAGCACCTGTGCCTTCTCGGCCGCGATTTCCTCCTTGATACGGGCGACACCGGCTTCACGCTCAGGCCCTTCGGGCATGTCGGCAAGCTCGGCCTCGATCCGGAACTCAAGGTTGCCACCCAGCTGGATGTCGGTGCCGCGCCCGGCCATGTTGGTGGCGATGGTCACCGCGCCCAGACGGCCTGCCTGCGCCACGATGTGCGCTTCCATCTCGTGGAAGCGGGCGTTGAGGACCGAGTGCTTGACGCCCTCCTTGTTGAGGAAGTCCGAGAGCAGTTCCGACTTCTCGATCGAGACCGTGCCCACCAGCACCGGCTGGCCGCTCTCATGCTTGTCGCGGATCAGCTTCGCGATCGCCGCGAACTTGTCCATCGTGTTCTTGTAGAACTCGTCTTCCTCGTCGATGCGCGAAATCGGCTTGTTCGTCGGGATGGTGACGACGTTCATCTTGTAGATGTCGAAGAACTCGGCCGCCTCGGTCGCAGCCGTACCGGTCATGCCCGAGAGCTTGGGGTACATGCGGAAGTAGTTCTGGAAGGTGATCGAGGCGAGTGTCTGGTTCTCCGGCTCGATCTTGACGCCTTCCTTGGCCTCGACCGCCTGGTGCAGGCCGTTCGACCAGCGGCGTCCGTCCATCATGCGGCCCGTGAACTCGTCGATGATGACGACCTTGTCGTCCTTCACGATGTAGTCCGTATCGCGCTTGAACATGACCACGGCCTTGAGGGCCTGGTCGAGGTGGTGGACGACCTGCGTGTTCTCGACGTCGTAGAGGTTGGAACCTTCCAGCAGCCCTTCGGCCTCGAGAATACGCTCGACCTTCTCCACGCCGTCCTCTGTCAGCGTGATGTTCTTGGTCTTCTCGTCCTTCTCGTAATCCTCGTCCGAGAGCTGCTTCACCACCGCGTCGACCGCGATGTAGAGCTCGGACTTGTCGTCGGTGGGCCCCGAGATGATGAGCGGGGTGCGCGCCTCGTCGATCAGGATCGAGTCGACCTCGTCGACGATGGCGAAGTTGAAGTCGCGCTGCACCATCTGGCTGCGCTCATGCTTCATGTTGTCGCGCAGGTAGTCGAACCCGAACTCGTTGTTCGTGCCGTAGGTGATGTCCGCGGCATAGGCCTCGCGGCGCTGGAACTCGTCGAGATTGGGAACGATGACGCCGATGGTGAGGCCGAGAAAATTGTGCAGGCGGCCCATCTCCTCGGCGTCGCGGCGAGCCAGGTAGTCGTTCACGGTGATGACGTGAACGCCCTTGCCTTCCAGCGCGTTGAGGTAGGTGGCGGTCGTTGCCACCAGGGTCTTGCCCTCACCCGTGCGCATTTCCGCGATTTCGCCGCGGTGCAGGACAATGCCGCCGATCATCTGAACGTCGAAGTGGCGCATGCCAAAGACGCGGCGTGAAGCCTCGCGCACGGTGGCAAAGGCTTCGGGAAGCAGGTCATCGAGCGTGGAGCCGTTCGCGAGCATCTCGCGGAACTTGGGAGTCTGGGCGGCCAGTTCCTCATCGCTCATCGCCTCGATGGCGGGTTCGAACGCATTGATCTGGTCGACGACCTTGCGCAGAGACTTGACGTGGCGCTCGTTGGACGAGCCGAAGATGTTCTTGACGAGTGCGCCGAGCATGGCGGGAATCCCTGTTTTTAGGAGAATCTGGAAAATGCGATGATCACGCGGCGCGAAAGTCCCTCACACAGGACACCAGGCGCACGCGGAAAAGGCCGCTCCGGTGGGGCGGCGAAATTCATGTTGGTGGGCCGCGTTACTCGCGCGCGCGGTCGATCCCGGTCTGCGCGGCCCGAACGCGCGGCGCAGCGGGCTGTCCCGGCTGGGCCGAAAGCGCGACAAGGCGCGTATTGCGAAGCCCCGGTTCGGGAAGACGGGCCAGCGCCACGGGCGCGCGCGGCGCCCGGGCCTGTCCGGTCTCGACCAGAAGCGCCACCTGCTGCGCGGAAGGCACCTGACCGGCGCGCGCCTGCGGCGCCTCGGCATGGGCGGCAAGGCCCGTCAGAAGGGCAAGCAGGGTCAATAGCAGGCGATTGGCCATGCCGGGGAGATAGTAACCCTCATCACCACTGTCCACTACCAAGCGCAATTGGTCCCAAATTTCGGCCGCTTCCTCGCCGATACTTGACCTTGCGGGGCCATGCGCTAGGCGCTTTTGCCATGAGTCATCCCGTCAGCCCGCTCGCCCAGCCCTTCCCCGAAGTGCCTGCCATTGCAGGCGTGACCCCGCATGTCGTGCGCGCGGGGTACAAGGACTGGGGGCGCTGCGACCTCACCTACGTGACCTTTACCGAGGGGACCGCGGTCGCCGGCGTGTTCACCAAGAACCTATGCTGTTCGTCCGAGGTCGAGATCGGCCGCGAGAACGTGAAGCGGGGCACCGCCCGCGCATTGGTGGTGAATGCAGGCAATTCCAACGCCTTCACCGGCTATCGCGGGCGCGAGGCGGTCGAGCAGATCATGGATCAGGTGGCCGGAAACCTGGGCTGCGCGCGCGAGGACGTGTTCGTCTCCTCGACCGGCGTGATCGGCGTGCCGCTCCCCAAGGACAAGGCGCGCGAGGGCGTTGAAAAGGCCTTCTCCGCCGCGCCGTGCACCTGGGAAGAGGCCGCCAACACCATCGCGACGACCGACACCTTCGCCAAGGGCGCGAGCGCCACGGCCATGATCGGCGACACCAAGGTCACGCTGGGCGCCATCATCAAGGGTTCGGGCATGATCGCGCCCGACATGGCCACGATGCTGGGCTACATCTTCACCGACGCCGCGGTGGAACCGGCCTTCCTGCAGGAATGCCTCTCGGCCGCGAACCTGCGCAGCTTCTCGTGCATCACGGTCGATTCCGACACCTCGACCAGCGACACCGTGCTCGCCTTTGCGACCGGCAAGGCGGGCAATGCGCCGCTCGTCACCGCGCAGAGCCCGGGCGCCGATGCCTTTGCCGCCGCCATCCAGGACGTGTGCCGCCAGCTTGCCCACCTCGTCGTGCGCGATGGCGAGGGTGCCAACAAGTTCATCGCCGTCTCGGTGACGGGCGCGGTTTCGGACGAGAGCGCGCGCAAGGTTGGCATGGCGATTGCCAACTCGCCACTGGTGAAGACCGCCATTGCGGGCGAGGACGCGAACTGGGGCCGCGTCGTCATGGCCGTGGGCAAGGCGGGCGAACCGGCCAACCGCGACACGCTCTCCATCGGCTTCGGCGGCACCTGGGCCGCAAAGGAAGGCCTGCCGCTGGCCGACTACGACGAGGCGCCGGTCGCCGCCCACCTCAAGGGCCAGGATGTCACCATCGAGGTGGACCTGGGCCTTGGCGAAGGCCAGGCGACGGTGTGGACCTGCGACCTCACGCACGGTTACATCTCGATCAACGCCGACTACCGCAGCTAAGGCACAGCGCCCCATGACCGAGCCTTTCTTCCGCATCTGGGGGCGGCCCGATTCGCACAACGTGAAGAAGGTCGTCTGGTTCGCGGCCGAACTGGGCCTCGCCTTCACACGCATCGACATGGGCGGCTCCTTCGGCTTTTCCGAGGAATACCTTGCGCAAAACCCCAACCGGCTGATCCCGACCATCGCGGACGGCAAGCTGACCTTGTGGGAATCGAACAGTATCGTGCGCTACATGGCCGCCGAATACGGTGGCCCGCGCTGGTACCTTGCCGATCCCATCGACCGTGCCCTCGCCGAGCGCTGGATGGACTGGCAGACCGGCTACGGCGCGGCGCAGAAGGACATGTACCTTGGCCTCGTGCGCACGCCCGAAGAGGCGCGCGACACCGCCGCGATTGCCGCCTCGAAAGCCACATGTGAGCGACTGCTGGCCGTGCTGGACGCGCAGCTTGCGACAACGCCGTGGCTCTCAGGCCATCAGATCGGCGTCGGTGACATCGCGATGGGCCCGTTCATCCACTCGTGGTTCACGCTCGCACCCGAAACCGCCGACCTGCCGCACGTCCATGCCTGGTACCAGCGCCTGCTGGAACGCCCGGCCTACCGAGAGCACGTCGCCCTCCCCCTCTCCTGAGCCAGACCCGAAAGGTCCCTCCCATGATCACCCCTGCCCTGACCCGCGCCGTCGAGACGGTGATGCGCGAAGCCTCGGACCGGGCCATCAAGGCGCGCTACCGCAAGCTCGAGCTCGACCAGATCATGGACAAGGGGGTGAACGATGTCGTCACCATCGCCGACCAAGAGAGCGAGGCGATCCTGACCGCGCGCCTCTCGCAGATCCTGCCCGAAGCCTGCGTCGTGGGCGAAGAGGCCGTCGCCGCCGATCCCACGGTAATGGAAAAGCTCAAGGACAACTTGTGCTGGATCGTCGATCCGCTCGACGGGACGATGAACTTCTCGCAGGGCAAAGCGCCTTTCGGCGTCCTCGTAGCGCTCGCCGACAAGGGTGAGACCATCGGCGGCTGGATACTCGACACGCTGACCGGACGCTTCTGCCACGCAAGTCTGGGCAAGGGCGCGCATATCGGCGACTACCGCATTAGCGCACGCACCAGCGGCGAAACGCCGCCCGTCGCGGCAATCTCGACGCTGTTCATGGAAGAGGGCACGCGCGAGAAATTCATGGCGCTGGCCGCGCCGCACTACACGCTCGTCGACATCCCGCGCTGCGCGGCCGAGCAGTACCCGCGCCTGGTGCTGGGCACCAACGATGTCTCGATGTTCAACCGCACGCTCCCCTGGGACCACGCGGCGGGCGTCCTGTTCCTCAACGAGGCAGGCGGCATGGCCGCACGCCCCGACGGCACCCCGTACCGCGTCGACGAATACGAGCGCCGCGATCTGGTCGGCGCGGCCTCGCCCGAATTGTGGGCGGACTTCGCCAAGCTTGCTCTCCAGATGCACTGAACCCCTCCCGCGCCAAGGCGTGGAAGGGGTCCGGTAAGGCCCTGTCGGGCGCTTGGAATCGGTGCGATCAGATCTCGCTTTCGATCCAGCCCTTGAGAGCGTTCTTGGGCGCGGCACCCAGCTTCTGGGCGACGGCTTCGCCGTTCTTGAACAGCACCATCAGCGGGATCGACTTCACGCCGATCTGGCCGGGCACTTCGGTGTTGGCCATGATGTCCATCTTGGCGATCTTGACCTTGCCGTCGAGCTCGTCCGAGATCTCTTCGAGAGCCGGGCCGATCATCTTGCACGGACCGCACCAGTCGGCCCAGAAATCGACGAGAACGGGCGTCTCGGACTTGAGGACGTCATCTTCGAAGCTGGAATCGGTTACGGCAATCGTGGGCATTGGGAGAACTCCTCGAAACGGTGTTTGATCGTCAATCTAGGGATGAAACCGCCGCTGGCAACGGCTGGGATCGAAAGCTTTACTGCGTTGCCGCCAAGGCGGGCTTGTGCGCCTCGAGCACATCGGCGGGCACCTCGATAAGCTGCGGGCTGGACGTGTAGAGGATCCCTACCTCCACATCGCGCCCCGGGAAGGTCTGTTCGAGTGCGGCGGCATAGGCCGCCATCTGGCGCAGAACCCCGCGCGGAACCTCGCCCAGCGAAGCGGGCGGACGGCGCGAGGTCTTGTAGTCGACCAGCCGCACCCGGTCGGGCCCGATCACAAGCCGGTCAATCGTGCCCGCCACCACCTGTCCGCCGACGATGGCGGCCACCGGCACTTCGGCAAGGCTGTCCGGCCCGAAGATCTCGGCCCACGCAGGATTGGCCACCACGTCAAGCGCATCGGCCAGGATCGCACTGCGCATCTCTGTCGGCAGGTCTTTCGCGTTGCGCTTGAGCCAGCGTTCGGCCTCGGCCTCACGCAGTTCAGGCGCGAGCGCGGGCAGGCGCTCCAGAAGTGCGTGGAGCACCGTGCCGCGCCGCGCGGCCTGCTGCCCGGCGCCCGGCGGAAACGGCGGATCGGGCGCATCCTCCTCGCCCAGCGCCGAGGGCGCGAGCGGGCGCGGCGGGCGCGGTTCGGCGGCTGGAACACGCCCGGTCCACTCGGGCAGAGGCGCACGCAGGGGAAGCTCGGCCGGTGCCGCGCGCATAGGCACGAAGGGACCCAACGAACCTTGCGTGAAGGCCCCGCCCCAGATCGCGTCGACCTCTTCCTCCTGCTCTTCGAACAGCGTGCGCAGCTGCGCGTACCAGCTCTTGGAGGCAGGCTGGCCCTTGTCGCGCGGGCCCAGCGCGCCGCCCACGAAGAGCGCTTCCTCGGCGCGGGTCATGGCGACGTAGAGGAGGCGCCAGTGCTCCTGCTCGTCCGCCTCGCGCGCCTGCGCGATTTCTTCGGCGACCGGGCCCACCTTCTCCGCCTTGGAGAGCGGGGGGAACGGGATCCGCCGGTTCTTGTCGCGCGGATCGGGCAACGAAACCCCGCTTTCGCGTGCGCTTTCGGGATTGCCGGTGGCGTCGGCCAGAATCACGATGGGCGCCTGCAGGCCCTTGGAGCCATGCACGGTCATCACGCGCACCTGCCCGCCTGCGTTGTCCGCCTCGCGCTTCAGCTCGCCATCGCCTGCCTCGAACCAGGCGAGGAAACCCGCAAGGCTGGGCGTATCGGTGACGGCATAGGCGCGCGCGGCGTTGACCAGCTCATCGATGGGATCGCCCGCCTCGCTGCCCAGCCGCGCGATCAGCTTGCGCCGCGCCCTCCAAGGGCCAACGAGCAGCCACTGCAAGAGCGCATGGGGCGGTTCGTAATCGGCCAGCGCAAGCAGTTCGCCCAGCTGGAGCAACGTGCGTCCGACCTCGGCGTCCGAAGAGGCGCGCAGGTGGTCCCACAAGCGCACGTGCTTGTCGCGGTAACCATGGGCAAGCAGCTGTTCCTGGCTCCAGCCGACGAGCGGAGATACGAGCAGGCTCGCCAGGTTCAGGTCGTCGAGCGGCTGGGCTGCAAAGCGCAGCGCCGCGACCAGATCCTTGACCGCCAGCGGCGCGCCCAGACGCAGACGGTCGACACCGGCCACGTCCACGCCCGCGGCATGAAGGCGTGCGACAATGAGCCCAGCCAGCTCCTTGCGCTGGCGCACCAGCACCATGATGTCGCCGGCCGTCGCACGGCGGACCTTGCCCTTGGAAAGCGTGAAGCCATCGCCATGCGGGTCGAGCCACTCGCGCACCTGCTGCGCGATGCGGTCGGCCATCTGGCGGTTGGGGCCGGAGAGCCAGGTCT is drawn from Novosphingobium decolorationis and contains these coding sequences:
- the secA gene encoding preprotein translocase subunit SecA, giving the protein MLGALVKNIFGSSNERHVKSLRKVVDQINAFEPAIEAMSDEELAAQTPKFREMLANGSTLDDLLPEAFATVREASRRVFGMRHFDVQMIGGIVLHRGEIAEMRTGEGKTLVATTATYLNALEGKGVHVITVNDYLARRDAEEMGRLHNFLGLTIGVIVPNLDEFQRREAYAADITYGTNNEFGFDYLRDNMKHERSQMVQRDFNFAIVDEVDSILIDEARTPLIISGPTDDKSELYIAVDAVVKQLSDEDYEKDEKTKNITLTEDGVEKVERILEAEGLLEGSNLYDVENTQVVHHLDQALKAVVMFKRDTDYIVKDDKVVIIDEFTGRMMDGRRWSNGLHQAVEAKEGVKIEPENQTLASITFQNYFRMYPKLSGMTGTAATEAAEFFDIYKMNVVTIPTNKPISRIDEEDEFYKNTMDKFAAIAKLIRDKHESGQPVLVGTVSIEKSELLSDFLNKEGVKHSVLNARFHEMEAHIVAQAGRLGAVTIATNMAGRGTDIQLGGNLEFRIEAELADMPEGPEREAGVARIKEEIAAEKAQVLEAGGLCVIGTERHESRRIDNQLRGRSGRQGDPGLSKFYLCLEDDLLRIFGPDTLFSKMMNSNLADGEAIGSKWLSKAIETAQKKVEARNYEVRKQVVEYDDVMNDQRKVIYEQRSDIMDAEALDDVVLDMRHDTVNTLVAEACPQGSYPEHWNIEGLKERAKEILGVEAPIDAWVEEDGIDPEGIEERLAELADAHMTAKMEKDDPAIWRQVEKSILLDRLDHHWKDHLATLDALRQVVFLRAYAQKTPINEYKQEAFGLFDSMLSAIREDVTRILAISELRMPEPIQEPSLPELPDFLTGHIDPLTGLDNSNDGDGSALNPALFGSLAGSPQATASPGGTAENPYAHMELSRNALCPCGSGNKYKHCHGALV
- the argJ gene encoding bifunctional glutamate N-acetyltransferase/amino-acid acetyltransferase ArgJ produces the protein MSHPVSPLAQPFPEVPAIAGVTPHVVRAGYKDWGRCDLTYVTFTEGTAVAGVFTKNLCCSSEVEIGRENVKRGTARALVVNAGNSNAFTGYRGREAVEQIMDQVAGNLGCAREDVFVSSTGVIGVPLPKDKAREGVEKAFSAAPCTWEEAANTIATTDTFAKGASATAMIGDTKVTLGAIIKGSGMIAPDMATMLGYIFTDAAVEPAFLQECLSAANLRSFSCITVDSDTSTSDTVLAFATGKAGNAPLVTAQSPGADAFAAAIQDVCRQLAHLVVRDGEGANKFIAVSVTGAVSDESARKVGMAIANSPLVKTAIAGEDANWGRVVMAVGKAGEPANRDTLSIGFGGTWAAKEGLPLADYDEAPVAAHLKGQDVTIEVDLGLGEGQATVWTCDLTHGYISINADYRS
- a CDS encoding glutathione S-transferase family protein, producing MTEPFFRIWGRPDSHNVKKVVWFAAELGLAFTRIDMGGSFGFSEEYLAQNPNRLIPTIADGKLTLWESNSIVRYMAAEYGGPRWYLADPIDRALAERWMDWQTGYGAAQKDMYLGLVRTPEEARDTAAIAASKATCERLLAVLDAQLATTPWLSGHQIGVGDIAMGPFIHSWFTLAPETADLPHVHAWYQRLLERPAYREHVALPLS
- a CDS encoding inositol monophosphatase family protein, yielding MITPALTRAVETVMREASDRAIKARYRKLELDQIMDKGVNDVVTIADQESEAILTARLSQILPEACVVGEEAVAADPTVMEKLKDNLCWIVDPLDGTMNFSQGKAPFGVLVALADKGETIGGWILDTLTGRFCHASLGKGAHIGDYRISARTSGETPPVAAISTLFMEEGTREKFMALAAPHYTLVDIPRCAAEQYPRLVLGTNDVSMFNRTLPWDHAAGVLFLNEAGGMAARPDGTPYRVDEYERRDLVGAASPELWADFAKLALQMH
- the trxA gene encoding thioredoxin → MPTIAVTDSSFEDDVLKSETPVLVDFWADWCGPCKMIGPALEEISDELDGKVKIAKMDIMANTEVPGQIGVKSIPLMVLFKNGEAVAQKLGAAPKNALKGWIESEI